The Abyssisolibacter fermentans genome includes the window TTTTGAACTATGTTTTAAATATATTTTTCTATTCTTCCTTCAAAAAATATAGTCAATTGATTCAATATTAAATCCCAATGTTTATATCTTTGAGTCCATTTCTTAACTACATTCCTACTAGCTAGGTAAAGCATTTTTTCAAGTGCTTGATTTGTTGGAAACATGGTTTTCGTTTTAGTTACTTTTCTTAGCTGCCTATTAAACCCTTCTATGATATTTGTAGTATACATTATTGTCCTAATTTCTTCAGGATATTTAAAAAATGGAGATAGTACATCCCAATTTGAATACCAACTTTTTATAGCATGAGGATATTTATTGCCCCATTTTTCTTCTAGTTCGGCTAAATTTTCTAAAGCTACTTCTTCATTTGTTGCTTTATATACTTCTTTAAAATCTTTTGCAAAACTTTTTAAATCTTTATAGCTAACATACTTGAATGAATTTCTAAGCTGATGTATTATA containing:
- a CDS encoding transposase, with protein sequence IIHQLRNSFKYVSYKDLKSFAKDFKEVYKATNEEVALENLAELEEKWGNKYPHAIKSWYSNWDVLSPFFKYPEEIRTIMYTTNIIEGFNRQLRKVTKTKTMFPTNQALEKMLYLASRNVVKKWTQRYKHWDLILNQLTIFFEGRIEKYI